The window TGAATCTTTCAGCTGAATTCCAGCAGTTGCACAGTTTCCCTATAGCCTGCTTCTATAGAGAAAAAGGGAAGTTAAAATGTACTTTATGTGCAGATACACAACTACAAAACTAGCTTTATGGATCCAACAATCTACCCTCTGAAAATGCTTTAGAGAGGCTGTTGATCATAGGATTTTCCCATATGTACTTTAGCTAATAAGCTAAAAAGGTAGAGGAAAGGAGTGCAGAAAAGTGATGAATCAGTGCTGGCCTGATGTTAGAGAAACTTGAGACATATAGCAAAATCTTTACACCCAGATTTGATATCAACCTACACACTCCAGTGAAAAGAGTCCAGTGACCCCAGGGGTGCTGAATGGACAGTTCCTCTAGCAATGCATCTTGTTTAGTTAATGGCTCAAAAGCTGGGGAAGGAACAGAAGTGACTCTGGATGTAGTAATAAAATTCTTCCAGACGCTCTGCTCCATTACAAAAGCTTACCCTAAAAACTGACATACAAAGGAAACACAGAAAATGTAGAAGGCAGTGCTGGGGATGGAAGGAAGAAATGGCTTATTAAAAAGAAAGCCAAAGCATGACGGATTCTCCACAAGGAAGGGGAGAGACAGAACTGCCATGTTTGTATCTTGTAATTCTAGCCTGATTTGCAAGTTATACTGTCATGCTGGAAACAGAATGTGGTTTTATGCCCAGTGATTATTTGAGTCTTTGTTCCTCCACACATAAGCTTGCGTCTCACAGCAAAACTTCATTTGTAGTTAGAATAAGAAAGTACTTGTGAACTTAAAAGTTTGTTTTTGGTTTCATTTTCCGTTTGTATGTTGCTTTCAGGTAAATTGGGATAGCAACCTCACAATCTTCCTTCACCCACGGACAGTCTAAtcaagaaaatctaagggaataACTAGGAGTTTACCTTTGGAGAAATCAACAAAATAAAAgacaatcacagaatcacagaactggaagggacctcgagaggtcatctagtccagtcccctgcactcaaagcaggtcTAAGTATTATGACTGACTAGATTCTCATTCTTCATAAAGATAGTTATAAAAATCCACTGACTGAGATGTATGAGTTGGTCTACTGTAGTGCAAGGATGTAGACGTGCACAAAAAACTACTTGTTTTAGAAATCCTCATTTTTCTTCACCTTGCTGGAAGTACTAACTCACTTTCTAATTTCAAATGTAATGTGTAAAAATTAAGAGAAAGAATATTTTAACAATACTTAAATCCCAAAACAGTAACATTACTAAGAATTAACAGAGAAATCAAATAAACTGAAGTAGATTAAAGGTATACGGATTCCTCAATCAAAAAACTGGTAATAAGCTGCAGAGCCTGTAGATCACTGGTTCACACCCAAACTAAGTTGAACGTGAGCATAAATTACCATTTCATCAACGATTATTTCACTTGCTAGTGGACAAGAATCCACAACACATATTGGTATTCACAGTccttcagcacccctgctggCAGCCTCAAAAAAGAGGCCATGGATTAACAGAGCATGGAACCCTGACCTATCCTTTCACCTCTTGAGGTAATCCGTCCAAGTTAGGAGTGAGGCACATTGGCTGAGTGGTGGAAGAGAATGTCCTGCTACTGCCCAAGctattccatctatctgcatgaACGAAGTTGCCAGGACTTtcagtccagcacctttcacaagcattgAAGTAAAAACCGAATTCAACAGCAGCCACACACACAACAGATGAGTATACAGCTTGATCAAATTCCATCACTTCTTAGTAGCAAGACACTAGGGCACACAAAACCCCTAATGCACAGAGGCAAATCCTATAAGCAGGAAGTGCAAAGAGGCCTTATACAGCAGAGGCACTACAGTTCTGCTGTACACGTACAGGATTTGGGGCTCCTGGAAGGGGTGTACTCTATAGCAGCTCTCGGAGCACCAATGCACAGGGAATGGAACAGGGTTGGAGAATCCATTGCTATGTACATTTCCCCTGCACTCCCAATAAAAAGTTAGGGCCACAGGATCTTGGGCAGTCTCAGGGAAGCAGAAATGGCTCTGTGATGGAGGGATTCCTTTCCACGCCTCCCTCAGAGCTATCTAGCATACCACTAAATATTTGGGCTGTTCCCTGAATGGAAAGATTGGACCATACAACTGCTAAGCAGAGGAGGGCAGAATCATTGCTCCAACACTCAGCTTTAACGATCTGAACAATGTCTGTTTCTTGGTGCTCATAAACCAGGATTCTCCCATAGGCAACATGATTTACTATTTAATCCCAGTTACATACTTTTGTGCATACAGGGAGCCAGAGAGAAAGACATTAAGTGACATTTCACTGGTCTTCCTTGAAGGAGTTTACTGTCCTATATGAGCATTTTTGTATACTCTATCACTGCTTTAAACAAAATAAGcttattcaaaaaataaaatcttaatttTGGGTTTAAATTCCCAGCATTAATGGAAAAAGATATTAACAGAGAAGACAGAAACATATTCTAGATGCAGACATTCTAGAatgttttgctttccacaacTGTAACTGGAATATACGGGATAAGTAGCAGTAGTACACTGACATGTCTAATTAAGAATTAACTGGTCTCTTTCCAAACAACCCTTCCCTAAGTGTATTGGGAGAAACACAAAACTACACAAACAATCTTGGGAGCTTTAACCCTGAAATTTTTATCATCATGCATGACCATACCATCTTGAAAACAGGTTAGTTTAGCAAAAAGTGATAGATATTCAGGTTAATGAAACAACAATGAGATGACCTACACCTATAATATAGGAGATGTAGTCCTCTGGAAATtagagaaggatgtggaaaaggaAGAAATGTGTGTTAGGATAAGGAGAACAGTGACATTTGGTGGAACAGGATATGTAATGTACTAGtaaagaaactgattttttttttttttttacagggatCCCTGCACCTCTCAGACAGGACATGATGGATTGTATACAGTACTTCATCTGCATCAAATCCTTTCATGAGCTATTGCTAAGTAAGGATCCTAGAACCTTGACTTCTAGCTTGCAAGCTCCCTGTTGCAAGTGACAGGATAAATAGGAGGAAAAAGCTGCGTCTGGGACCTCAAACCCTGTACCAGATTGACAGTGTGCCCCACTTGGCCTAGATAATTCCACACCAATACCAAAATCCATGGGGTGGGTGAGgagtcagtgtagacactttAAGGACAAGGTCATGATAAATCATACACTTGAGCAGCAGAAGCCTGGCACTGCCTGACCAAGCAGCCCTACCGCGGCTGAGGAGCTGCCTCCCAACCCACCCCTTGCAGGCTCCTCAGCACAGAGGAAGCAACTCCTTGATGTCACTTACTGGCTAAAATTAAGAGACAAGAAATGGTGACAGGCTAGGCCGCCAATGGGCCGCCCCCGCCCCTTTCCGCCCCAGTGCGACCGGACCCGGGCCCACCGATGGGGGTCTCCAGCCCCTCAATAATACCCATCCCGCCCCCCGCCAATGGCCCGCTGCTCCCTTACGGTGTATGGCCGGGGGCGGCGGGTAGTGGGGTCGCAGCTCCTGGGCGCCGCCCTGGCGGCGGCTGTGCGCGCTGCTGCTCACGTAGTTGCTGGGGAAGATGCCGACGCGTTGGTCGATCCGCCCCGTCCACCAGCCCTCGTCCCCAGACACAAGCGCGTCCCGGGACAGCACCTGCACCACGTCCCCCGGCCGCAGGCTCAACTCGTCGTCGCCGCACGCCTCGTACTCGAACACTGCGGTCCAGAGCGGCCCGCCCGGAGAGGgctcctctccagggctgctgctgctgccggcgCCGTCGGCCCCCGCCTCCGGCTGCGGACTGGTGCTGCGCGCTGTGAAGGGCTCCATGGAGCGGCTGCTCCATAGGGGGAGGCGCCCGCAGAAGCCGGGCGCCGCCGCGTCCACTGCTCATGCAGCCGGACCCAGGGGCGCCTCCAGGCAGCGCATCAGGTACGGGCGGCGGTCAGCGGGGGCTTCCTTAGCCCAGTCTAGGGACAGGCACGGGCAAGCGCCGGGCACTCCTAAGCCGCCGCCGCATCCCCCGCCTCTGACTGCCGTACATCCTCAGCCACCTGACTCTCCTCTCCCGCAGCTTCTGCTCGGGAGCGCGggccctgccctcctctcccagaTATCATCTCTATTGGCTGATGAGGTTGTCCATCAGGACCTCCCCTACCTGATTGAAGATACTCAGCCGCGCCCCTCTCAGGAAAATCCCCACCCACCCGTTCCTGATGTCTCGCGCTTACCGGCAGGGGACAGTTGGCCCCACGCCCCATCAGTGGTGGTTTTTCATTGGCCTGACGGCCTACGTCAGTTAAACCGCCAGAGCACCGCCCCTTCTGCCTCTTTGCGGTGGAGGAGTCTATTCTCTGTGTTACTCCTTTCATTGGCTCGGAGGATGTGGGCGTGAACCATGAAATTAAACGCTTCATTTGGATTGGGCAATTGGCCCCGAGGAGAAcatttgtttgtttgccattggttGGGAGGGGGGTTAAAGTAAGACACTGCCGCCCAACAGCAATTTAGTAGACGTCAAGTGGACTGGGGTGCTGAGTGTGGTGTCGGAGAGGCGGCGTACTAGCAGTAGCCGCGGCAAGTGGTGTCTGGCTGGCTTACCGCGGGGCTGCCCCTATGTACCGCTCTTGGGGGCGGCGTGAGTCACTAGCGAACCCATAAAGGACACCGCAGGGGTGCGAGCTCTCGTCCCCTCAGAGCGGTCACAggccttctccctccctgccgctgcGGCTTCCGTGGGGTGCAGCACGGTCTCACGGCTCGGGAGCTGCCGCTGTGCTGTATGAGCCCGCTGCCCTACACCACCCCCGCCGCGGCAGCCTCGCGGGAGTAGGGGCCCGTGGGTCCTACAGTCTTAGGGCATCCAGCCACAGCCGCCTAGAGCTTCACGGCAGTGACTGGATCACAGCAGCTGGCAGAGCTCGTGTCTGTCTGCTCTGGGAGTGCAGGCCTCCACCAGCCGCATTTAAAAAGAATTGGTTAGCGGTGTAGGGGACTCGTAATAATAGACGAGCAGGGTTCGAGTAGCGGTCGGGGTAGGCTCCCcgcggcccctcccccccacttcgtTATTAATGCCTAAGAATTGTGATGGTTATAGTAGAGAGTAGCAGAGTATTTCTACAAAGAGAAAATTGGTTCCcttaaaaaaacaagtcaagcagCAATTTAAACTGGGGCTGTGAAACGAATAAAAAAATTATGTAATTCAAAAATTTTATTAATGGTGCAATTGTATTGTTAAGcaataatataataccatttgttttaaaatttggatGTTTTCAatgtttcaaatatattgatttcaattacaacagaatataaaatgtatagtgcttgctttttattttttattgcaaatatttgcactgtaaaaaaaacaaaaaatatttttgactcCCCTAATACATGTACTATAGTGCTAGctgaacttagaaatgtagaattatgtaccaaataaagcattcaaaaataaaacaatgtaaactttagagcctgcactTGTTTAGCCCATTgttaagacagacaagtttgtttacatttacgggagataatgctgcctgcttcttatttacagtgtcacctgatagtgagaacaggtgttcacatgacactcttgtagccagcattgcaaggtattgaggtgccagatatgctaaacatttgtatgccccttcgtgcttcggtcaccattccagagaacgTGCTGCTGATActcgttttaaaaaaaatatatatatattaagttTGTGACTCCTTGAGGGAGAAGTGTACGTCTCCAGCTCagtttacctgcattctgccatatatttcatattatagcagtcttggatgatgactcagcacattgttcattttaagaatgcttttGCTGcggatttgacaaaatgcaaagaaggtaccaatgtgagatttctaaagatagctacaacactccacccaaggtttaagaatctgaagtgccttccaaaatctgagatggatgaggtgtggagcttgTTTTCAGTAGTCTTAGtggagcaacactctgatgcagaaactacagaacccaaaccatcaaaaaagaaaatcaaccttctgctagtggcatctgactcagatgatgatgatgaatgtGTTGGTTCGTACTGCTTTAGATCCTTATccagcagaacctgtcatcaacatggaccatgtcctctggaatggtgggcgAAGCACGAAGAATTTTTACATATCTGGCACCTCAATACCTTGcactgccagctacaaaagtgccatacgaacacctgttctcactttcatgtgacattgtaaataagaagcgggcagcattatctcctgtaaatgtaaacaaacttgtctgtcttagcgattggctgaacaagaaataggactgagtggacttgtaggcgctaaagtttcatttttttgtttttgagtgtagttatgtaacaaacaatcTTCATTTataagttgtactttcacaacaaagattgcactacagtacttgtatgaggtgaattgaaaaatactgtttcttttgtttatcattttctcaattcaaatattaataaaaaataagtgagcagtgtgcactttgtattctgtctaGTAGTAGaatcatatttgaaaatgtagaaaaccatacaaaatattaaatttcaatatattctattgtttaacagtgtgattaaacctgtgattaatcacaattaattttgagttaatcatgtgagttaactgcaattaatcaacagccttaATTTAAACCCTTTATACGACTTCAGTGCTACCATAGGATAAGCAGGAGCTCGCTTGACTTTAAGGTcacttttccatttttattcatttatttttttcctttgctcttGCTTTCTCCCTGGTTGTGGTTGTTTCTTCTtgttccacccccccccccctttttttttcttcagcttaATGTCATTCTATCTTCTTGTGTTCTTGCTCACTTTACCGAGCTGCCTCATAATGTTTCCCCTCTGACTGGTTCCCAATCTCTCTCCTGGGGGCATCTTGCTCCTATCAATacgcttttttttttcccctaaacttGCTTCCTTCTACTTGCCCAAAGCCAACTGTTTCTGACTGGCTCTTCAAAATGCCCAAATCCATCTGTCTGAGGTATTTCTAAAGCTACCATGATCTTAgtatctgtcagggttccttccccactctgaactctggggaacagttgtggggacccacatgaaagaccccccttaagcttatttctaccaatttaggttaaaacttccccaaggccacaaatcccttcttgtccttggacggtatttgctaccaccaccaagtgagttatcCAAAGATTCAAGGAAAAGAACCATATGGAGTTtctgttccccaaaatattcttCCCAAGCTCCTTCACCCCATTTCCTGTGGcagcttgagaataatatcctcaccaattggtacaggtgagcacagaccaaatccctgggtttttaggacactaaaaccaatcagattattaaaaaaaataaaataaaaagcacctctgtaaaatcagcatggaaggtaattttacaaggtaatcagattcaaaacacagaggattcccctctaggcaaaactttaaagttacaaaaaacagggatacgCCTCACTCTAACcagagggaaaattcacaagctaaaacaaaagatactctaaagcatttccttgctattacttactgtTCCTGtaatttagatgtatcattcagtaggagctggattacttgctcgGTCTCTTTCTCctgagagaacacacacagagcacaaaaacaaagctgctccccatttgaaagtatcttctttccccgttggtccttctggtcaggtgccagttaGGTTAATTGAAccgattaaccccttacaggtaaggggattctgtacctctggccaagagggattttatattactgcatacataaaggttgttacccttccctttatatttatgacagtgtctaATGCAGTTCACAACTCTCGTGCCAAATCCAATTGATTTGAAACTTTCTGAGTCTGCTGCTGATAAAGGAGCACCAGCCAAAGTGCTTTGCTTAAATAGAAGGAAAAATCATATTATTCCTTGTGTCCCTTTTTACTCCCACTCAGTGGctatattgaagtcagtggtaaaggCTGATTAATTTAATCACTTACTTCATCCTCGAGAGTACATAGACCCTGAGTTAGGATCCAAATTTACCTCCTTTGGGTTTGACTTGATACCTAACTCAAaaacattaatataaaataaGATTTGCCTTCCATCTGAACCTGGGCTTCCTTCAATGACCTCCTATCTAAAGGACTGCTTCCCTTCCGTCCAAAGTGGAGTCACTTTGGCCTGGTGAGTCAGCAGACCAACTGCTTTATGTACCCTACCACCTGCTAATGGGTGAGTCAACCAAAGAGTCTTGTTTCTCTTTTACATTATCATTATAACATCATGGCAGTATCACTATAGTTCAGATGCATCAGGATTTCTATTTTAACTGTGTTTTGAATTAGTTCAAAATGTTTATTGTAGATTGGGAAGTGCTTGAATTTTCTAGGGTATTTTTTAGGAAAAACAACCAGTTAGAGCTTCATTATAACTATTTCAAAAAGAACCAGAGGTGACCAAAACATTTTCACTGCTTTTCCACAATCTTCAGAGCTCTTACTGCTGACCTTGGAAAATGAGGGAGTTGTgtatcattctttttttaaactgagaggCATATGACATTTAGCTCTCTGGCAGGCTAATAGCAAATAGATAAGAACTGAATCAAAGAAGGCTGTAAAGGGGAAAACGAACAGGAAAACACAGTGGCAAAGATTAGTATCCTTGCGGAAACCATAGGTAGACCTATCAGTTAAGGAATACCCCCTTGTCTGGCTCTATCCATGCTAGAATGGCTTGCTCTTCCCAATGCTGACCCTAGGATCAAAGGAGATCCTAAACCTCAAAGATGCTAGGGGGGAAAAAGGAGAGGTTGGTTGAATGAATAATTAAAGGCTACCCAGAGTGTCACTGAATGCTGAGAGAGGGACTgagacacacacaggcagggagcctgttgCAGCAGGACAGGCTCCTTTTCCCTGCCAGAGATGGAATTAGGAAAATTTACAAAAGCTGGCAAGGAAAGTTTTTAAGGTGTAAGTAAGTCCCAGGCATGTAAGCCTTTTAGTGCTTTTAcctaaacaaacaaatattttacCAATGCTCTAAGTGCTTTGTACCTTtcaggaataaataaataaatgctttgttttgaagacaCTTTCTGTGTCACTGCAAACTTTATGCAGATACAGGCTTCTAAGGGAAACTATTACAGATGCCAAAACCAAGTCATGACTGTGTCATTAAGACAGTTGGGAATTGGGGTGCTACTGCCCAGAGATCCAGCCTGAGTGGTTGAACTATGTGGTTCTACCCAGAGCAAGGTCCGGGAAGCCAGGCATGTCATCAGTGGGGGTGCACTCAAGAGGAATAAAAGAGTCTACACAGTTCACCCTGTAGTAATGAAACTGACCAACACCTCCCAGACCTTTAGATTTTACAAATAAGTTAATGAGGTTACTTCAAGTAGAGTTAGAAATAGAACCTATATCTTTAATATGACAGACCTAGGTGTGGCATGTAGCCGTACTGCCTTTCATACTGAATATGCCAAATAGGATAGACAAAGTTCATCTGTAAATAGGTGACACATTCCACTGCCAGAGccaaggatagaacccaggctACCTGCTCTCCAGTGTTCTGCTGTCTGACCCACAGGCAAAGTGTGTGTCAAATCCTCCTTGAGTGGCTTGTATTAAAAGGGGCTAGTAATTACTCttgtagctcaagtggtagaggcatTAGCTGGGGCTCTAAAGGGCCAACCACCCATTCTGCTGATGTTCCTTGGAGAAGTGGTATTttacagttttttctttttagaaaaaaattggtttgtttaaatCATACAATAAAAAAACATCTTTCAAAGCaggttttgtaattaaaaaaaaatcagtaaattaTGTGATGAACTAAGTACTGATCTTCCACCTTTCTGTCATTCTTCATATATTTTGACTGCTAATGTTACACGTTGGAAGGTTTGAAGATTCAGAGGTATGATacagatgaaagaaagatgaccCAGGTTTACTTAGTCATTTACTGTATCTAACTGCAGTAGATTGAAAAACAATAGACAACTCTGCAACCTTGTGGAATTGCTTGATACTGTAAAAGACTTTCAactgcaggtttaaaaaaaagatgttgCCCCTTTTTTCATAGTTCATTGGTTGCTTGGTAactagataaataaaataaaaggttcttGGAAATAATATTTCAGTCAGAGTAAAACTCAGACTAGCCAAtgggttcctggccaatggaagctgggtggggggcagggcagtgcctgcaggcaagaacCGCGCAGAGCCCCTtgtgcacctccacctaggagccagactggCTGCTTCAGGCACAGTGTAGTCTATGATGCTAGGAAGCCTGCACTCTGTGTCCCCCAAACCTGgagtccctcctgcacccaaacccctcatccccggacCCAGCCTAGAGCTCTGACCCATTTCCCACCGCCCacactgctgccccagccctgaacccccccaaacccagagcccctcctgcaccccaaacctctcatccctggccccaccccagagcctacacccccagtccagagccctgagcccctcctgcaccccgaccccctgccccagccctgagcccccttccataccctgaacctctcattcctgcctgcaccctgcaccctaaccctctgccccagccctgagcccctcccaaacccctcatccccagctccattgggttgtgggcatcaacaattttcttcaactggatccccaggaaaaatgtttgaaaaccactgatctaaggaACTGTGCCAGACTGAGAtgtcaatagaagaggttttggaacaaattgataaattaatcagaaataagtcaccaggacccaatagtattcacccaagagttttttgaaggaactcaaatatgaaattgcagaactactaagtgtGGTACATAACCCTATCACTTAAAACAGCTTCTATACCAGATGGCTGGATGATACCTAATGTTCTAAAGAAAACTCCAGAAGCAATCCTGGCAagtacaggccagtaagcctaacttcagtaccaggcaatgTGCGtgaaactatggtaaagaacagaatgatcagatacATAAATTAacgtaatttgttggggaatagtcaacgcagcttttgtaaagggaaatcataccaaaccaatctactagaattctttgagggtgtcaacaagcatgtggacaagggtgattcagtggatgtggtgtacttggactttcagaaaacctttggcaaggtccctcactaaagacTTTTAAGGAAAGTAGGCAGcgatgggataagagggaaggtactcTGAAGGATTAGTAACTGATTAAAATACAGGatacaaagagtaggaataaattgtcagttttcagaaggtagagaggtaaatagtagtagTCCCCCAGGGATCAGTACAGGGAttgtgctattcaacatattcacaaactatctggagaaaggggtacacagtgaggtggcaaagattgcagatgatacaaaattactcaagataattaagtccaaagcagactgtgaagtgttacaaagggatctcacaaactgagtgactggacaacaaaatggcagatgaaattcagtgttggtaaatgcaaagtaatgcatattggaaaacatcccAATTATACCTACAAactgatggtgtctaaattagctgttaccactaaagaaagatcttggagtcattgtggataagttcactgaaaacatctgctcagtgtgcagcagcaattaaaagctaacaatgttagaaaccattaagaaagagatagataaggcagtaaatatcataatgccactatataaatccatggtactcctacaccttgaatactgtgtgccgttctggtcaccccatctcaaaaaagttatattaggaatggaaaaggtacagagaaggacaacaaaaatggttaagggtatggaacagcttccatctgaggagataTTACAAATACTGGGacagttcagcttggaaaagagatgactaagagggagtggtatgatagaggtctataaagtcatgaacggtgtggagaaaatgaataaggaagtggtatttacgctttcacataacacaagaaccaggggtcgcccaatgaaattaataggtagcaggtttaaaacaaacataaggaagtacttcttcacagaaccctcagtcaacctgtggaactcattgcttgGGTATAtggtgaaggccaaaactataattgggttaaaaaaagaattagataagttcatggaggacagatccatcaatggctattagccaggatgtcaGGGACGTActcccatgctctggatgtctgtaagcctctgattgccagatgctgggactcgatcacaggagatggatcacttgataattgcccctgttctgtttattccctttgaagcatctggcattggccgctgtcggaagacaggatattgggctagatggaccattggtctgacccagtgcggccattcttatgttcttaaggaaaATAAATCCTCTTTCTTCACAAAACAGAGGATCTGGAAAACACAACAAGATTGTAAACCCTCTGGATAGTAGGAATCCTGGAACTAGTAGAATCTGGGAGCCTTAAGCAGATTTCCCAGAGGGACTTTACTTTTAAATTTAGTTTGTATTTGTTTTGATAATAAAACATAGCAATGATTTTAAGAGCATTATTACAGGTCTCAATACAGTTTCACATGGGCCACATAACACAAAGGTCTGATAAATGTAGCAggatccattaaaaaaataaaatgaaaccggacttttaaacacaatttttttatAGACTAGCTGTGATACATCTAGCAGAAGTGTTGCTTTGTCCTGTGTTCTGTGGGTAATTGTAATACTTTCATTTACATATGCACTCTATTCTCCAAAGTGCAATACAGACCATATCTATAGGTATTGTTTCACCTGGTACTGGAGTGTAGCCACCTTTGGAGAGGAATACAGAAACACAATCAACACTACATAGCAGTTTAGCATAGGATGTGAAGAACAACAGAATAGTTAAAACAGAAAGAGGAACTTAGGGCAGCAGAATATAATCACCCCCACTGGAATTTGCCTCAGACACTGGAGCTACTCTTGGGAAAAGAGCCATAGGATCTTTAATGTCTATAAGTGGTCAGTATCATCTCACTTTTATGTTTTGTCCAGCAGCACATATCCTTTAACAGAATGCTGAGGCCTTGATTCAGCACCATCTCAGAGTAAAACATAGCATCTAGCGCCACCTGggttttccttggaggtctcaTATCCAAGTACTAATCAAGCCCAACCATGATTTGCTCATGAGAGCTGATGAGATCTTGGCCCAT of the Eretmochelys imbricata isolate rEreImb1 chromosome 6, rEreImb1.hap1, whole genome shotgun sequence genome contains:
- the LOC144266541 gene encoding mitogen-activated protein kinase kinase kinase 9-like, which produces MEPFTARSTSPQPEAGADGAGSSSSPGEEPSPGGPLWTAVFEYEACGDDELSLRPGDVVQVLSRDALVSGDEGWWTGRIDQRVGIFPSNYVSSSAHSRRQGGAQELRPHYPPPPAIHLLQPQREV